The following coding sequences lie in one Cannabis sativa cultivar Pink pepper isolate KNU-18-1 chromosome 5, ASM2916894v1, whole genome shotgun sequence genomic window:
- the LOC133037752 gene encoding bifunctional pinoresinol-lariciresinol reductase 2-like, which translates to MGKSKVLIVGGTGYLGKRLVNASLEEGHETYVVHRPETNVDIERVQMLLSFKEKGATLVSASFNDHQSLVNAVKLVDVVICAISGVHVRSHHILLQLKLVDAIKQARNVKVRS; encoded by the coding sequence ATGGGGAAAAGCAAAGTGTTGATAGTTGGAGGAACTGGTTACTTGGGGAAGAGGCTAGTGAATGCAAGTTTAGAAGAGGGTCACGAGACCTATGTGGTTCACAGACCCGAGACGAATGTTGATATTGAGAGAGTTCAAATGCTTTTGTCGTTCAAGGAGAAAGGAGCAACCCTAGTCTCTGCTTCTTTCAATGACCATCAAAGCCTCGTCAACGCTGTTAAACTTGTCGATGTTGTCATATGCGCCATTTCAGGTGTTCATGTCCGAAGCCACCATATTCTTCTTCAACTCAAGCTTGTGGATGCTATCAAACAAGCTCGAAATGTTAAGGTACGTAGCTAG